Below is a window of Pirellulaceae bacterium DNA.
TGCCGTTCCTGGCGTCAGTGAACGGTTGACCCGTACAAGTTTTCCTTCTGTCTCCGTGTGTTCCACCATGACAACCGCATTCGCGCCACGCGGCAGCATCGCTCCGGTGGCGATCGGCACAGCCGTTCCAGAAGTTACGGTGGACTGTGGCACGATGGCCGTTGCCAGCACCTCATCCAATAGGCGTAACGCGCGGGGTATCTCCTCCGTCGCACCAAACGTGTCTTCAGCCCGTAGGGCAAAGCCGTCCACGTTTGAACGATCAAAGGACGGTACATCAATTTGAGATGTCACGTCGCGAGAAAGGACGCGTCCCCAGGCTGTCTCTAGCGATACGACTTCCTCCGCACGAGGTGATCTGCTGATGGCCGCGTGGAAACGTCGCTCCGCTTCATCCCGATCGATCACATTGAGGAATTGTTGTTGTGATGTGCTTGATTTAGGCGTCATACAGGAAGACTTCGGTTTGATGTTCAGGGGGATAACCTTCACTGTCTGTCGGAATGATGACAAATCCATCGGCGCGAGTTGTCGAGCTAAGCAGCGAGGCGCCTGAAATAGCGAGGGGGTCAATGGCCTGATCGACAATTGATACTCGGGCATAGTCGACTCGTCCAACCTGTGATACAAGCTTACGCCGTAGTGGTAGGGTGGATTGCCGATAGGGCCAATCCAAAGAGCCACCCGCGAGGGTGCGAATTGCTCGGCCTGCGAAAAAGTCGTAGGCGCAGAGGCATGAGACGGGATTGCCTGGCAATAAAAATACGAGCCGATCATCCATGCGCCCCATGCCGGTGGGACTGCTGGGGCGCATTGCCACGCCATGGATTGCAAGTTCTCCGTTCTGTGCCAGCAAACGTGGAGCGTGGTCTTCTAGTCCCACGCTTGAACCACCAGAAACGATCACAATATCAACATCGTCCTGCATCGCTGTAAGAATACTTGATTCTGTGTCAGGTGTCAGGCCGTGTTCAACCACCACACCACCGTCTCGGCGGACCAATGCGCTGAGCATCGGACCATTGGCATCAGCGATTGTGTAACCCGTTGGTACGGTGCCACTGGCAACCAGTTCATTGCCGGTGATCACAAGACGAATTTTGGGTTGTCTGATCACCGAGACTTGTCCTACGCCAATCGACGATAAAACACCAAGGTCTTGAGGGCGAAGTCGTCGTCCACGTTCCAGGATACATGTGCCCGTTGGGATATCTTCCCCCCGATGCCCGACGTGCTTTTGTGGCGGAACCTCTCCCTGAGCCAGCAAATGTGACGCCTCGGTTTGTGTGCGTTCAGCAGGCAGCACAGCGTCGGCGCCGTTGGGCATTGGCGAGCCGGTCATAATGCGAACCGTTTGCCCCCGTTGCACATGACCTAGAAAAGGTTGGCCCGGGAATGCTTCGCCGGTAATGGTGAGTTTGAGTGGATTGTAGGGTGTCGCGCCCAAGGTATCCGCCGACTGAACGGCGAAGCCGTCCATCATCGCACGGCGAAAGCCAGGCACGTCAACTTGGCTCGTGATCGAATCGGCTAACACACGCCCAGATGCGTTGCCGAGAAAAACGGACTCGCTGTCAAGCCAACCGCTGTGTTGGTCAATCCACTGCCAGACCGTTGTGACCGTCGAGCGGCTTGTAAAGCCCCTCATACGAACGTCGGAAAAATTACGTGGTTGTTTGGAGTTGTTCATGACGTTGAGTCCAGCGGACGGTTGGCAGAGATTCCCGTGACGAATTCACGCCAAGTCCGAAGCTGTTCACTTGTGAGGCTGTTGACGCGTGTGATCTCGTGTTGTTCCCAGTTCTCTGCAGGGCCGACAAGAACGGTGACGGTTAATCGACCGTTTTCTAGATAGCAAAAGCGAACGTCGATTGGGCTTTGTGCCGGTAGGTCGGCAGGCAGGTTGCGAACTGTGCAACGTCCAAGTTGAACGCACTCATCGGCGGAAGCGCTTTCGCCTTCAACAATTTGCACCAAAACGGACTTCTGACCATCATTTTGAGTTTTGAAGATTCTTTTCGCCGTAATCGGCAAAGGGGTATTTCGGGGGATGATGATTGCGTTACGGGACTGTCGTGTCAGCGGATCGGAGGCAGCGACTCCGAGACTGTGGGAGTTCACATTTTTGACTGAAAATTTTGCCGGCTCTCCACGGCTTTCTGCCAAGAGGCGCTCGGCGTGGAGTGCTGCGCCGTGGGCGACAGCTTCATCCGCAGCGACAGAAGTGTCCGGTTCGATTTGTGACATTTGTTTCAGGAGACCTGCAACCGCTGGCATGCGGGTCGAGCCACCCACGAGCAAAATTCGATCGATGTCGTTCCATCCCAGCCCGGCCGCTTGCAACGTTTGCCGGGTGGTAAAACTGGTTCGATCCAAGAGGTCCTGGGTCGCTTCTTCGAATTGTTGACGGCTTACCTCAAGACGCAAAGCCTTGCCCTGATAATCACAGGGGATTGTCGCCTTTTGTCTCGCAGAAAGAGTGCGTTTCGCATCCTCGCTGTCGCGCCATAATCTGCCCATCGTGTTTGCATCTTCACGCGGGTCCAAATCGAATTGTCGGATGAATTCTTCAGCCACCAGATCGACCAATCGACCGTCCCAATCGAGTCCTCCGAGACGAACGTCTCCGTCGGTTGCTAAAGCTGTAAAATCCGTTCCGCTAATTTCCATGACGGTGACGTCGAAGGTGCCACCTCCCAGGTCATAGACCAATATTCGCAACGGCCGCGTGCGTGTGTGGTGTTCGCGCAGGAAACCTTGTTCGTAGCCAAAGGCGATTGCGGCCGCGGTCGGCTCGTTAATGATGTCAATCACCTCTAAGCCAGCGATGAATCCTGCATCCTGCGTTGCTTTTCGTCGAACCTCGTCGAAGTAGGCAGGAACCGTGATTACCGCTTTTGTGAAGTTACCGATCGCTTGAGCGGCGTCCGTGCGGATTTTGTGTAAGATCCAGGCCTCCAGTGCCTCTGGGGGATAGTGTCGACCGCCCAGTTGTTTGGCAAACGAGCGACTACCGAGTTCTCGTTTCATGCATTGGGCGACTTGTTCTGCATCAGTGGTAATCGCTTTGAGTGCTTCCTTGCCGATTACGACTTCATCGTTTTCAAATAACACGACACTGGGTGTTACTTTGTCGCCTTCGGCATTGGCTAACGTTTGCGGACGTCCGGTTGGGTCAACCCAGGCAATGGCCGAGTAGGTTGTTCCGAGATCGATTCCGATAGCAGGAGACTTTGACATGGCCGGACGTATGTTGGTTTGGTTAGAGAGTGTCTCGAATTGTCTCTGCAGATCGTGATGTGAGAAGACCAGTCCGGCGAGCGACCACGTTGACTCCAGGGAGTATTCGTGCCGGCGATCCTAAAGCTACTGCCTTACAATACGCAGAGTTGCCGCTTTTCGCAATTGGGCAGCTTGGCGAGAGAAGCTCGGCTGAAGGCCATGAGCTTGCTGGCTGCGGCTCAGGTAGAGCTTAACGTTCGAACCGGCCGTTGAATATTTTCCGCTTCCGGGGAGTGTTAGCCTTGAAACGTTCATAACTCGCCAACGGAAAAAAATGTTGCTGGATGTCCGGCTGAACCGAAGTTAGAGCCAGCACGGAAGGTCGGTCGTTCAAGGAGGACGTCGTTTGTTACCTTCAGCGAGTTCTCGCTATGCCTGTCGAAATTATGCACGCAATGATCGCGGCGGTCTTTGCTTTGGTTTGGTTTATGGTGTGGCAAATTCTGTCGGGCGGACAGCGGCCGCAAAAGCGACCGCTGCACCATTCGGAGGTCTCTACCACAGACCTTCCGCGAATACCTGATCCCGAGGTGCCTCACCCTCTCCGCCGCCATTCGTCGGCTGGAAGTCGAAGTCGCCACGCGATCCCTTGATTCGCACGAGTCGGTAATCATCTTCCTTGCCGATAATTCGAACCTGCTCTCGATTGCTCGAATCGATCGTTGTGGTCAATTCTTGGCCATCCTCTGAGATGGTTACTTGCAACGAAGACATGTTGTCGGTGAATTGGATGTCCACCATTTCAACGTCTTCCCAGCCGTCGTCGAACTGAGACCACTCATGGCCGTCGGTTTCGTTGACGGAAGTGTACAGGCCGGAATCGGAGTGGGATGACAAGGTTTCCCAGATGGCGAATTTTGGGTCTAAATTGCGATTGTCGAAATTGTATTCGGTGTCGCCGGTGCCGCTGGCGGTCAATTCGATATCGAAGGTTTCCGTCGAATTGTCCGCAGGTGTTGGATCTGTAAAGTGCGGGTCAGCGGTTCGCAATTTATAGCTGCCGGGTGTGATCGTCTCGAAGCTGAAGTTGCCATCTGAGTCAGTCGTGGTTTCATACGTGACATCGGCTCCGATGTTGTTGACACCGCTCAGATAGACCGGAATGCCTGCGAACTCGACATTTGCGTTCGAGAAGGAGCCTTTGATGCCACCTTCGACGAAGTTGACGACGGTCACGCTGACGGTCGCGGTACTCTGTCCGCCATTGCCATCGCTGATCGTGTAGGTGAAGGTTTCGGTGCCTTCCGTGAATTCTTCAGCCGGGGTGTATTCGATCGTGTCTCCGACGATGCTAACCGTGCCGGCGGCCGAACCATCGCTCACACTAATAATCGAAAGGACTTCATTTTTGTCGGGAGAAATCGTATCGTTCTCGAGTACGAGAATGGAAATCGAACCGGCACCAGTTTGGGCCGAGGCCGTATCCGCAACGGCCGTCGGAGCGTCGTTGACCTCATTGACGAATACTGTCACAACACCGCTTGCGGTGCGAGGGTCAGCCACGCCGTTCGTCGTGCCGTTGTCGGTGACCGTGTATTCGAAGGAGAGCGATCCGGCGAAATCTTGGGCTGGTGTGAAGGTGACGACGTCGCCATTTTTCTCCAGTGTGCCTCCCGATTCTTCGCCGACAGAGACGAGTGCGAGAGTTTGGTCAATCTCACCACCTCCCGGTAGAGCGTTTGCTAGTAGCTCCGCCGCGGTAAGCGTTAGTGTCGTGTCCTCGTTGATCTCCCGATTGACTTGGAAGACGATGGGAGTGTCGTTCACCTCGCTCACGCTGACGGTTACATTCGCGTTTGCCGTACCACCGTTTCCATCAGAAATGGTGTAGCTAAAGCTTGTGCTTCCTGCGAAATCTGGATCCGGAGTAAACAGTGCTGTGGTCCCGTTTCCTCCGATTTGCACGCTGCCGTTTGCCGGCTGAGTGACCTCTGTAATGCTGAGCGTCTCACCCACGTCTGGGCTGCTGCTGTCGTTATTGAGTAGCTCAATTTCAACATCCGTTTGATCTTCGCTGACTGTGAAACTGTCGTCGTTGGCGGTCGGGTCGTCATTCACATTGGAGACCTCTACCGTGACCGTCGCACTGGAAGTGTCGCCTTCATTGTCGATGATTTCGTAACTGAAGGTGTCGATACCCGTGAAATTTTCCTGAGGAGTGTAGACGATCTCTTGATTCTCGTTGATCGATACAGTTGCGTTGCTGGTGCCCGAGACGCTGTTGACTGCCAGCGTTCGCGTTTCCGGGACAGCAAAATCGTTGGCAAGTACATTGAGAATGTTGCCCGAACTGTCTTCGTCGACTTGGAACGTGTCATCGTTCGCAAAGGTCATGCTCGCGATTTCCAAGGATGTACCCTCAAAAACCATCTGGTCGGGTGAGAGTCCAACTCCCAGGCCATGCAGTGTGGTTTCTCGCGATGGTAGATTGTCAGCCGGGTCCGCAGCGAAAACTGCATTTCCGGATCCATCTGCAATCATCGGGATCGACATGAGTAGGAATTCACCTGACCCTAATGGAGTGGTGTCGGCGGTTGCACCCGTGTCGTCTATCAGCCCCGCTGTGTTAAGATCAGAGAATTGAACGTTTTGGAAGTTGCTGCTGAATTCCACGTCGCCATTGACTGACACAGCATTGTCGTCATAAGTGATATCCAGATAGGCCGAGAAGACACCCGCGTTGAGAGCGTCTGTTCGAAGATCTTCGATGTAAACCTGCAACAGGAATTCTTCACCAGCGATGGCTGCGTTGATCAAATTGCCATCGAGATCGGTGAGCTTCAAGCGATAGGTCATCAGTTGATTTTGTTCGACGTCAATGTCGACCGCTTGGGCACTCGTGTTGCCAGCAGCGTCCGTGGCTTGGATGTCGAACGACTGCGTGCCCGCTTCGCTGATCGTGGGCGTCCACGTGAGGAGACCATTGTTGGAGTCGATGTTAGCCGATGATGGTGCACCCGATAACGAATAAATGATGCTGCCCTCTTCCGTGTTCTCCGTATCGAATGTCACGGCAGTTCCCACGAGGGCCGTATTCGGTGGGGTGGCGGTGAAGCCGTCAGGACCTGTTTGGTCTAATTCGATCGTGAGACCATCTGACAGGGAGCTTGTCGTGTCTCCCACCGTTTGCGTCGCAGTGATCTCGTAGACCCCGTCACCAAAGCTGGCCAGATTCGCAGTTGTGATGGTCACTGAGTTGCCTACTGCGGTACCTTCGCCGATTTTGGTCCCATTGCCGAATAATTCGACAAGTGCACCGTCGGCCACATCACTGACCTCAAATTCTAACTCGGTTTGGTTCGTGAGGTTGTCGGAGCTCGAGGAACCGCTGTCGGATCTTGCGGATAAATCGAGACCCACCTTGCCAGGCAAGACGTTGACCGAAATGCGTTGACTGTCGTAGGTGTCTGCCGTATCCGATCCATTCAAGGCTCGAACGCGAACTGTTGCCGTTGCAATACCTACAAAACCTTGGTCAGGAACAATTGTGAGGAGTCCGTTTTCACTGTCGACGGTGAAGTCGGCGTTCGAACCACTGACAACCGAATAGGAAACCGCATCGCCTTCAACATCCTGGGAAGTCAATTGATAAGTTGCTTCTGTGTTCGCTTCCGTCGTGATGTCATTGATGTCATCGAGGAAGGGGCCACCATTCTCAGTGTCTGGCGATACGTTGACTGCGAACGAGTTCTGAGTTGAGTGTCCCTCGGCATCTGAGATAGTGACAGTGACGTTGGCCGTTCCCGACGCACCTTCTGGCGCGCTCAGCATCAACATGCTATTTTCGATGTCGTCAAAAATGTCGACGGATGTCATGGTGACGGTGTAAGTGGGGCGACCACCTGGTTCGACCGCCACGTTGCTGATGCTTTGACGATTACTTTCACCTTCGACAAGTTGTCCCCAGATCGAATGATTGAAGTCGAGGTGGCGTGTAGCGCCTTCGGTAATGAAGAACTGAGAGCCGTTCGTGTCATCTTGTGATTTCGCCATCGATAGCACGCCAGTTTGATTGTGCTGTAGATCGACGTGGTATTGGTCGGCGAAGTCGGGTCGGTCAGGTCCGCCTGTACCGTTACCGATCGGGTCTCCACCTTGAATTACGAAGTTATTCAGAATGCGATGGAAGGTAAGCCCATCGTAGAAACCGTCTTCCACAAGTGACGTAATTTGATCGGTGACACGTGGTGCTTTGTCATCGAACAATTCAAAGACCATTTTTCCATAGCCACTGACGTCAATCTCCATGCTGCGATTGCCTTCGAGGAGCGACGTCATGACGAGATCGGGGTTGTCTGTCGTCACGGTGTAAGTCAAAGGACCATCGTTGTTGGGGTCGTAGCCGTCTAAGGGAATGTTTAGAGGCGATCCCGAAAGTAAATTGACATCTTCAACGGGGAGAATGATTGGAGTGTTGGATTCAGGAATGGCGATGCCCGTTTGCTCGGAAAGTGTTTCCAGAGTTTGGAAGCCGCTTAACCTTGTTCCGTCGGTAAATACCCAGGTGGGAAATGTCGTGACGTCGTTGTCGATTGCTATTTCGTTCGGTGTTCGATCAGAAGATGTAACTTCGACGAATGGCAGATAGGATTGGCCTTCTTCGAAGAGTTCCTTCTGTGACGTGCAATGTCCGCACCAGTTGGCACCATAAAAGATCGCGCCAGAATCGGCGATGTCTTTGGCAAATTGCACTAAATCAGGAGCCGTTGGGGTGTCACTAATGGTTACCGATTGACTGTCAATAAATTCGATGTCGACCGCGTCGACACCAGCGGTTCCACCAAATACGAGTGTCTGATGATTGGGGAGTTCGTCAGCCGGATCGGCAATAAAGGTCAGCTCGCCACTGCCGGTGGCTCGCATGCGGATCTGTGCTACTTCGTATTCAGACTTATCCAAGGGACTGGTGCTCGTGCTGACCGCACCAATTTCGTCAATGAGTCCGGGAGTGATCGTGCCGCTGGTTGCATTCTTGTAATCATTCGAAAAGACAATGTTGCCGTCGGCGACTGCTAGGTTGGAGTCGAATGCGATGTCAAGATAGGCCGAGAAAACGCCTTCGTTGCCTGCTGGGAATAACCCGTAGCCCCGCTTGTCTTGGGTCAACACTCGGACCAAGAACTCATCGTCGAATGACAGTTCGCTGACGGGGGCACCGAAAACGTCGGTGACTTGCAGGCGAATCTTGACCATGTTGTCGCTGAGGGGCGCACCGAAAAGTCGGCCGGGATCGTTCGGGTCAGGAGCGAGAATCGATCCATTGATGGTCAAATCGCTGCGTAGAAATTCTTCGGTGAGTCCCGTTTGGGTTACCGTACCGAAGGACTGATCAAGGAATCCGTTTTGAGCTAACTTG
It encodes the following:
- a CDS encoding Hsp70 family protein; protein product: MSKSPAIGIDLGTTYSAIAWVDPTGRPQTLANAEGDKVTPSVVLFENDEVVIGKEALKAITTDAEQVAQCMKRELGSRSFAKQLGGRHYPPEALEAWILHKIRTDAAQAIGNFTKAVITVPAYFDEVRRKATQDAGFIAGLEVIDIINEPTAAAIAFGYEQGFLREHHTRTRPLRILVYDLGGGTFDVTVMEISGTDFTALATDGDVRLGGLDWDGRLVDLVAEEFIRQFDLDPREDANTMGRLWRDSEDAKRTLSARQKATIPCDYQGKALRLEVSRQQFEEATQDLLDRTSFTTRQTLQAAGLGWNDIDRILLVGGSTRMPAVAGLLKQMSQIEPDTSVAADEAVAHGAALHAERLLAESRGEPAKFSVKNVNSHSLGVAASDPLTRQSRNAIIIPRNTPLPITAKRIFKTQNDGQKSVLVQIVEGESASADECVQLGRCTVRNLPADLPAQSPIDVRFCYLENGRLTVTVLVGPAENWEQHEITRVNSLTSEQLRTWREFVTGISANRPLDSTS
- a CDS encoding tandem-95 repeat protein, with translation MTMIQLLRRIGFPPFKRASSTRSHRDAQCRFTTNEHLESRVLLAADTMASIDNSVEAADVNRDGHLASMDALAILNALSRGSSELMAHAGVPYTNEGTLSAQPEVFDVNGDEVVTIDDADQVIRTLNAVAASPAVAATAEGEAGDIEIQVGADTFVLYNSLNGSLRVETTNLVTTLEMISKSGIFTGDDAINLGGSFDIDTDTKIFKLAQNGFLDQSFGTVTQTGLTEEFLRSDLTINGSILAPDPNDPGRLFGAPLSDNMVKIRLQVTDVFGAPVSELSFDDEFLVRVLTQDKRGYGLFPAGNEGVFSAYLDIAFDSNLAVADGNIVFSNDYKNATSGTITPGLIDEIGAVSTSTSPLDKSEYEVAQIRMRATGSGELTFIADPADELPNHQTLVFGGTAGVDAVDIEFIDSQSVTISDTPTAPDLVQFAKDIADSGAIFYGANWCGHCTSQKELFEEGQSYLPFVEVTSSDRTPNEIAIDNDVTTFPTWVFTDGTRLSGFQTLETLSEQTGIAIPESNTPIILPVEDVNLLSGSPLNIPLDGYDPNNDGPLTYTVTTDNPDLVMTSLLEGNRSMEIDVSGYGKMVFELFDDKAPRVTDQITSLVEDGFYDGLTFHRILNNFVIQGGDPIGNGTGGPDRPDFADQYHVDLQHNQTGVLSMAKSQDDTNGSQFFITEGATRHLDFNHSIWGQLVEGESNRQSISNVAVEPGGRPTYTVTMTSVDIFDDIENSMLMLSAPEGASGTANVTVTISDAEGHSTQNSFAVNVSPDTENGGPFLDDINDITTEANTEATYQLTSQDVEGDAVSYSVVSGSNADFTVDSENGLLTIVPDQGFVGIATATVRVRALNGSDTADTYDSQRISVNVLPGKVGLDLSARSDSGSSSSDNLTNQTELEFEVSDVADGALVELFGNGTKIGEGTAVGNSVTITTANLASFGDGVYEITATQTVGDTTSSLSDGLTIELDQTGPDGFTATPPNTALVGTAVTFDTENTEEGSIIYSLSGAPSSANIDSNNGLLTWTPTISEAGTQSFDIQATDAAGNTSAQAVDIDVEQNQLMTYRLKLTDLDGNLINAAIAGEEFLLQVYIEDLRTDALNAGVFSAYLDITYDDNAVSVNGDVEFSSNFQNVQFSDLNTAGLIDDTGATADTTPLGSGEFLLMSIPMIADGSGNAVFAADPADNLPSRETTLHGLGVGLSPDQMVFEGTSLEIASMTFANDDTFQVDEDSSGNILNVLANDFAVPETRTLAVNSVSGTSNATVSINENQEIVYTPQENFTGIDTFSYEIIDNEGDTSSATVTVEVSNVNDDPTANDDSFTVSEDQTDVEIELLNNDSSSPDVGETLSITEVTQPANGSVQIGGNGTTALFTPDPDFAGSTSFSYTISDGNGGTANANVTVSVSEVNDTPIVFQVNREINEDTTLTLTAAELLANALPGGGEIDQTLALVSVGEESGGTLEKNGDVVTFTPAQDFAGSLSFEYTVTDNGTTNGVADPRTASGVVTVFVNEVNDAPTAVADTASAQTGAGSISILVLENDTISPDKNEVLSIISVSDGSAAGTVSIVGDTIEYTPAEEFTEGTETFTYTISDGNGGQSTATVSVTVVNFVEGGIKGSFSNANVEFAGIPVYLSGVNNIGADVTYETTTDSDGNFSFETITPGSYKLRTADPHFTDPTPADNSTETFDIELTASGTGDTEYNFDNRNLDPKFAIWETLSSHSDSGLYTSVNETDGHEWSQFDDGWEDVEMVDIQFTDNMSSLQVTISEDGQELTTTIDSSNREQVRIIGKEDDYRLVRIKGSRGDFDFQPTNGGGEGEAPRDQVFAEGLW
- a CDS encoding molybdopterin molybdotransferase MoeA, which translates into the protein MNNSKQPRNFSDVRMRGFTSRSTVTTVWQWIDQHSGWLDSESVFLGNASGRVLADSITSQVDVPGFRRAMMDGFAVQSADTLGATPYNPLKLTITGEAFPGQPFLGHVQRGQTVRIMTGSPMPNGADAVLPAERTQTEASHLLAQGEVPPQKHVGHRGEDIPTGTCILERGRRLRPQDLGVLSSIGVGQVSVIRQPKIRLVITGNELVASGTVPTGYTIADANGPMLSALVRRDGGVVVEHGLTPDTESSILTAMQDDVDIVIVSGGSSVGLEDHAPRLLAQNGELAIHGVAMRPSSPTGMGRMDDRLVFLLPGNPVSCLCAYDFFAGRAIRTLAGGSLDWPYRQSTLPLRRKLVSQVGRVDYARVSIVDQAIDPLAISGASLLSSTTRADGFVIIPTDSEGYPPEHQTEVFLYDA